In Cydia splendana unplaced genomic scaffold, ilCydSple1.2 scaffold_46_ctg1, whole genome shotgun sequence, one genomic interval encodes:
- the LOC134805628 gene encoding major centromere autoantigen B-like: MDQGVIRCLKSHYRRVQVLKLIQNLDSNDQKSFTVLDAILMISEAWEKVSPKTIANCFRHAGFKHLLTISSDDVTDDDEEDNISLAQLAQNLRPALSTTEAEEFIDVDNSIAICAPATEEDIVQEVQEENDEQEETEEQFTVPTLNDGLNAVNVLRKIVLFNEQFHMQGNYDNTLIKIQRELQSAYVLQKCFKQTKITDFVNVEK, translated from the coding sequence ATGGACCAAGGTGTAATAAGATGTTTAAAATCTCATTATAGAAGAGTGCAAGTGTTAAAGTTAATTCAAAACCTTGACAGTAACGACCAGAAAAGCTTTACGGTTCTTGATGCCATCTTGATGATATCAGAAGCATGGGAAAAAGTTTCACCAAAAACTATCGCGAACTGCTTTAGACATGCAGGTTTCAAACACCTCTTGACAATATCCTCAGATGATGTGACCGATGATGATGAAGAGGACAATATTTCTTTGGCTCAATTAGCCCAAAATTTAAGACCTGCTTTATCTACTACTGAAGCAGAGGAGTTTATTGATGTGGATAACTCTATCGCAATTTGTGCACCAGCTACGGAAGAAGATATTGTACAAGAAGTTCAAGAGGAAAATGACGAACAGGAAGAGACTGAAGAACAATTTACAGTGCCAACTTTGAATGATGGTCTCAATGCTGTCAATGTATTACGAAAAATTGTTCTTTTTAATGAACAGTTTCACATGCAGGGAAATTATGACAAtactttaattaaaattcagCGTGAACTACAAAGTGCGTACGTACTACAGAAGTGTTtcaaacaaactaaaataacagattttgttaatgtagaaaaatga